In Zingiber officinale cultivar Zhangliang chromosome 1A, Zo_v1.1, whole genome shotgun sequence, a genomic segment contains:
- the LOC122006043 gene encoding photosystem I reaction center subunit N, chloroplastic-like codes for MATMNSTVLACTYALPGTSDSPPKLVVAPSFAPVASSSSFKLPVIRAQQVRVAAAREDVQREGRRAALVGLAAALLASAATTSSAHASVFDEYLEKSKVNKELNDKKRSATTNANFARAYTVEFGTCKFPENFTGCHDLAKHKKVPFLSDDLEIECEGKDKYKCGSNVFWKWSK; via the exons ATGGCCACCATGAACTCCACCGTGCTGGCCTGCACCTATGCCCTCCCGGGGACCTCCGACTCACCCCCAAAGCTCGTGGTCGCCCCTTCGTTCGCACCggtggcttcttcttcctccttcaagCTGCCCGTCATCAGAGCGCAGCAAGTTCGAGTGGCGGCTGCTAGAGAGGACGTGCAGAGGGAAGGAAGAAGAGCTGCTCTCGTCGGTCTCGCTGCTGCCCTCCTCGCTTCCGCAGCAACCACTTCATCCGCACATGCCAGCGTCTTCGATGAATATCTCGAAAAGAGCAAAGTTAACAAG GAATTGAACGACAAGAAGAGGTCGGCGACGACCAATGCTAACTTTGCTCGTGCATACACAGTCGAGTTCGGAACCTGCAAGTTTCCTGAGAACTTCACTGGCTGTCACGACCTGGCAAAGCACAAG AAAGTGCCTTTCCTCAGCGATGACTTGGAGATTGAGTGCGAGGGCAAAGACAAATACAAGTGTGGATCCAATGTCTTCTGGAAATGGTCAAAATAG